A stretch of Lathyrus oleraceus cultivar Zhongwan6 chromosome 6, CAAS_Psat_ZW6_1.0, whole genome shotgun sequence DNA encodes these proteins:
- the LOC127091391 gene encoding amino acid permease 6, which yields MHIEAPENYVAEDKNFDDDGRTKRTGTWLTASAHIITAVIGSGVLSLAWAIAQMGWVAGPAVLFAFSFITYFTSTLLADCYRSPDPVHGKRNYTYSQVVRANLGGMKYKLCGLAQYINLIGVTIGYTITASISMVAVKRSNCFHKHGHQDKCHVSNNSFMIIFACIQIVLCQIPNFHELSWLSIVAAVMSFAYSSIGLGLSIAKVAGGGHVRTTLTGVEIGVDVTATEKVWRMFQAIGDIAFAYAFSNVLIEIQDTLKSSPPENRVMKRASLIGILTTTLFYVLCGTLGYAAFGNAAPGNFLTGFGFYEPFWLIDIANVCIAIHLIGAYQVFVQPIFGFVEGQSKDKWPESKFVNGEHAMNIPFYGSFNVNFFRVLWRTAYVIITAIVAMLFPFFNDFLGLIGSLSFYPLTVYFPIEMYIKKTKMQRFSFTWTWLKILSWACLIISIISAAGSIQGLAQSLKTYKPFRGEQ from the exons ATGCATATAGAAGCTCCAGAAAATTATGTAGCAGAAGACAAAAACTTCGACGATGATGGACGAACCAAGAGAACTG GGACATGGTTGACTGCAAGTGCACATATAATAACAGCTGTGATTGGTTCTGGAGTTCTATCACTTGCATGGGCAATAGCACAGATGGGTTGGGTGGCTGGTCCTGCAGTTCTCTTTGCTTTTTCTTTCATTACATATTTCACTTCAACTCTTCTCGCTGATTGTTACCGTTCACCTGATCCTGTTCATGGCAAGAGGAACTACACTTATTCTCAAGTTGTCCGAGCTAACTTAG GAGGCATGAAATATAAGCTGTGTGGATTGGCTCAGTATATAAACCttataggtgtgacaattggcTACACGATAACTGCGTCAATTAGTATGGT GGCTGTGAAAAGATCAAACTGTTTTCACAAGCATGGACATCAAGACAAGTGTCATGTATCAAATAACTCTTTCATGATAATATTTGCCTGCATCCAAATTGTTCTATGCCAGATACCCAATTTCCATGAGCTCTCTTGGCTCTCGATTGTTGCAGCTGTTATGTCTTTTGCTTATTCTTCCATTGGCCTTGGCCTTTCCATAGCCAAAGTTGCAG GTGGGGGACATGTGAGGACAACCTTAACTGGGGTGGAAATTGGGGTAGATGTTACTGCAACAGAAAAGGTTTGGAGGATGTTCCAAGCTATTGGGGACATTGCCTTTGCTTATGCTTTTTCTAATGTGCTAATTGAAATCCAG GATACCTTAAAATCAAGTCCTCCAGAAAACAGAGTGATGAAGAGAGCAAGTTTAATTGGAATTTTGACAACAACATTATTCTATGTCCTCTGCGGAACCTTAGGTTATGCCGCATTTGGAAATGCTGCACCGGGAAATTTCCTCACAGGTTTTGGCTTCTACGAGCCCTTCTGGCTAATAGACATTGCCAATGTTTGCATAGCAATTCACTTAATTGGAGCATACCAAGTCTTTGTCCAACCCATATTCGGGTTTGTCGAGGGCCAAAGCAAAGATAAATGGCCAGAAAGCAAATTTGTGAATGGAGAACATGCCATGAACATTCCATTCTATGGAAGCTTCAATGTGAATTTCTTCAGAGTATTATGGAGGACTGCATATGTGATTATCACCGCAATCGTAGCAATGTTATTTCCATTCTTCAATGATTTCTTGGGACTAATTGGTTCACTATCCTTTTATCCATTAACTGTTTACTTCCCAATAGAAATGTACATCAAGAAAACCAAGATGCAAAGGTTTTCATTCACATGGACTTGGCTCAAGATATTGAGTTGGGCTTGTTTGATCATTTCTATTATCTCAGCCGCTGGATCCATTCAAGGACTTGCTCAATCTCTCAAGACATATAAACCTTTCAGAGGAGAACAATGA